The Osmerus eperlanus chromosome 7, fOsmEpe2.1, whole genome shotgun sequence genome includes a region encoding these proteins:
- the phc1 gene encoding polyhomeotic-like protein 1 produces MDAGEDQNVGSGSTNGNAQTGGNSRPPQIAHMSLYERQAVQALQALQRQPNAAQYFQQLMLQQQINSAQLHNLAAVQQATLAASRQSSSPSNSGSQATTTVNLSTTSAGGVTNPRPLGPATSATSSALSQSVLLGGNSAGQGQMYLRVNRSLRAPIASQLIFMPGGTATAAVATVTQQQQQQQQQQAQQTEAPPTSSSIQSDSDQVQNLALHCVSTPRLAAVKSEFPDRKDTVNYSQQQQQPPQMQHQFSGPNSVPSHQFSQGSAQTQVQPQQLQQMAGKMAGYAHSTANVKAGNHPNIAPAASLPPSSPTLPLSQLLLSPSGLCQARAVTTVNPAATVTHILVPTSNVATSTQGYPIGSVATKTGNTQTLVVQPLQQASVDKGPVPIQPKTAQSHRLPVQLPPRHPPPILPAPPNSQASAVGHHPPHIPVQLVGARQGSAGNTQVVALALAQAQARSACTQDSNATVTATNTTTMTKPTVGSLKRKSESDATNDMAVEPSQQDCPPMRDSAPPLSPAPTQNSALEAVAAFSSPPTLSLSLPLSRGLGGQADRPPLPQAVVKPQVLTHLIEGFVIQEGAEPFPVAGLVKERAEGPFALAGPQMGDSGGPAVMKCEYCESFAPASQFRGSKRFCSKTCAKRYNVSCSHHFRTSRGRASAGPPGPPAPSEPVVRRRGPRRSSSEIACAKIAGRHLPAKCRSESSRSEEASSCEGEEEEEEDDSPSLSPSSSLSCPRPAHCGPQSESSAPPGGLPLDEENFHPGSPAHWNVEEVCRFISSLQGCEELAAQFLSQEIDGQALLLLREEHLISTMNIKLGPALKICASIHNLRD; encoded by the exons ATGGATGCTGGTGAGGACCAGAACGTAGGTTCTGGCTCGACCAATGGGAATGCGCAGACCGGAGGAAACTCCCGCCCACCCCAGATCGCGCACATGTCTCTGTACGAGAGACAAGCTGTACAG GCCCTCCAGGCCTTGCAGAGACAGCCCAATGCAGCTCAGTACTTTCAGCAGCTCATGCTGCAGCAGCAAATCAACAGTGCCCAGCTCCACAACCTGGCAGCAGTACAACAG GCCACCCTTGCTGCCAGTCGCCAATCAAGCTCTCCTAGCAACAGTGGTTCCCAAGCCACCACCACT GTGAACCTAAGCACCACCTCCGCCGGAGGAGTGACCAATCCCCGCCCTCTTGGACCTGCTACTTCTGCGACGTCATCGGCTCTCAGCCAATCAGTGTTGCTGGGCGGGAACTCTGCAGGACAGGGACAAATGTACCTGAGA GTCAACCGCTCTCTCAGGGCCCCCATCGCCTCCCAGCTTATCTTCATGCCCGGGGGCACGGCAACTGCTGCCGTAGCCACAGTTacccagcaacagcagcagcagcagcaacaacaggcGCAGCAAACAgaagcccctcccacctcctccagcaTCCAATCAGACAGCGACCAA GTGCAGAACTTGGCCCTCCACTGTGTTTCCACTCCGAGACTGGCCGCCGTGAAGTCAGAGTTTCCAGACAGAAAAGACACTG TCAACTATTctcagcagcaacaacaaccaccTCAGATGCAGCACCAGTTCTCCGGCCCGAACTCGGTCCCGTCGCATCAGTTCTCGCAGGGCTCGGCACAGACGCAGGTGCAACCTCAGCAACTGCAGCAGATGGCCGGCAAAATGGCTGGCTACGCCCACTCCACCGCTAACGTCAAGGCTGGAAACCATCCCAACATTGCTCCAGcggcttctctccctccctcctcgcctactctccccctctcccagctcctcctctccccttctggcCTCTGTCAGGCCCGAGCCGTAACCACGGTGAACCCCGCCGCCACGGTGACACACATACTGGTGCCCACCTCCAACGTCGCTACCTCCACCCAGGGCTACCCCATCGGCTCTGTGGCTACCAAAACCGGCAACACTCAGACCTTGGTAGTCCAGCCTCTACAGCAAGCCAGCGTAGACAAAGGCCCCGTGCCCATCCAGCCCAAAACCGCCCAGAGCCACCGTCTCCCTGTCCAGCTGCCACCCCGCCACCCCCCGCCcatcctcccagcccctcccaacAGCCAGGCCAGCGCTGTGGgtcaccacccaccacacatcccCGTCCAGCTGGTGGGAGCCAGGCAGGGCTCCGCAGGAAACACCCAGGtcgtggccctggccctggcccaggcccaggcccggaGTGCCTGCACCCAGGATAGCAACGCCACGGTCACCgcaaccaacaccaccaccatg ACAAAGCCTACTGTTGGTTCTCTGAAGAGGAAGTCAGAATCTGATGCCACCAATGACATGGCAGTGGAACCCTCGCAGCAAGACTGTCCACCAATGAGAGACtcggctcctcctctctcccctgccccaaCACAAAACTCTG ctctggAGGCAGTGGCAGCCTTCTCGTCCCCGCCCACCCTCTCCTTGTCCCTGCCCTTgtccagggggctggggggccaagCCGACAGGCCCCCTCTTCCTCAGGCTGTGGTGAAACCTCAggtcctcacacacctcatcgAGGGCTTTGTCATCCAGGAGGGAGCGGAGCCCTTCCCc GTGGCGGggctggtgaaggagagggcagaggggccGTTCGCCCTGGCCGGGCCTCAGATGGGGGACAGTGGAGGTCCAGCAG TGATGAAGTGCGAGTACTGCGAGAGCTTCGCTCCGGCCAGCCAGTTTCGAGGCTCCAAGAGATTCTGCTCCAAGACTTGTGCTAAGAG gTACAACGTGAGCTGCAGTCATCACTTCCGCACCAGCAGGGGGCGTGCTAGCGCAGGACCTCCGGGGCCTCCCGCGCCGTCTGAGCCCGTCGTCAGACGCAGGGGTCCTCGCAGGAGCAGCTCAGAGATCGCCTGCGCCAAAATAGCCGGCCGGCACCTGCCAGCCAAG TGTCGATCGGAGTCCAGTCGCTCGGAGGAGGCGTCGAGCTgcgagggcgaggaggaggaagaggaggacgactcgccatccctctcccccagctcctccctctcctgcccgaGGCCCGCCCACTGCGGCCCTCAGTCAGAGAGCTCGGCTCCTCCCGGAGGCCTCCCATTGGACGAGGAGAACTTCCATCCCGGGAGCCCCGCCCACTGGAACGTGGAGGAGGTCTGCAGGTTCATCTCGTCTCTGCAAG GCTGCGAGGAGCTGGCCGCCCAGTTCCTGTCCCAGGAGATCGACGGCCAGGCCCTGCTGCTTCTCAGAGAGGAGCATCTGATCTCCACCATGAACATCAAACTGGGACCAGCCCTCAAGATCTGTGCCTCCATCCACAACCTCCGAGACTGA
- the m6pr gene encoding cation-dependent mannose-6-phosphate receptor, whose amino-acid sequence MAHLHTAIPKLACFLVIRLLLFGRGVHTSDNTKNCKLFSESKTERKVLTLLEPLTGKNFSVDTQDGKDTYSYIFQVCGDAGGYKGAGVIQKKDGGAESVVGSYTATQAIGGSDWVMLIYRNGSNYDTHCSAEQRKAIIMISCNRKVPMGDLSVVLEERERERDCFYLFELDSSAVCPALSSQLSAGSVILIIGVCLLAVYLIGGFLYQRLVVGAKGMDQFPNYAFWLEVGNLTADGCDFVCRSRGNREQPPTYRGVATEPLEEEPEERDDHLLPM is encoded by the exons ATGGCACACTTGCACACAGCGATTCCTAAGCTAGCGTGCTTCCTGGTCATTCGGCTGCTCCTGTTCGGGAGAGGGGTACACACTAGCGACAACACCAAAAACTGCAAACTGTTCTCGGAGTCTAAAACTGAGCGAAAGGTCCTTACCCTACTGGAACCCCTTACCGGAAAGAA CTTTTCCGTGGACACACAGGATGGAAAGGACACCTACTCCTATATCTTCCAGGTGTGCGGGGATGCAGGGGGCTACAAAGGTGCAGGTGTCATTCAGAAGAAGGATGGGGGTGCAGAGTCTGTAGTGGGCAGTTACACAGCAACACAGGCCATCGGCGGCA GTGACTGGGTCATGTTGATCTACAGAAACGGCTCCAATTATGATACCCACTGCTCCGCTGAGCAAAGGAAAGCCATCATCATGATTTCCTGTAATAGAAAAGTTCCGATG GGGGATCTGTCAGTGGTTttggaagaaagagaaagagaacgtGACTGTTTCTACCTCTTTGAGTTGGATTCCAGTGCTGTGTGTCCAGCCCTCTCGTCTCAGCTCAGCGCTGGCTCCGTCATACTTATCAT TGGGGTCTGCCTTTTGGCGGTCTATCTCATTGGAGGATTCCTCTACCAGCGATTGGTTGTGGGGGCCAAAGGCATGGATCAGTTCCCCAACTACGCCTTCTGGTTGGAGGTCGGCAACCTCACGGCG GACGGATGTGATTTTGTCTGCCGTTCCCGGGGCAACCGAGAGCAACCACCTACGTATAGGGGCGTGGCCACAGaacccctggaggaggagccagaggagagagacgatcACTTACTTCCTATGTGA